Genomic window (Calditerrivibrio sp.):
CTACAGTGGGAATAACCGCAGGAGTGGCAAACATCACACCCTTCTAAATATTGAATTGGTCCGCCACATTCAGGGCAGGCACCGTTTTTGACAACTACCTCTTCTTTTTCTTCTGCTGCTTCTAAAAGCTTATCCACAGTTATGCCATCTTTTATTAATTTTATCTCTACAGGGCTGTTGATGGCTTTTTCTATTGCTTTTGCTACTGCGTCGGCACAGCTTAGGACTTGGTTCGGACCGAAACCAAATTTCATGTGGCAGGAGATACCTTTTAGTTGTTTGATTATAATGTCGGGTGAGCCACCACTTCTAAATACTATTGAGATCAATCTACCGATGGCTTCGCATTGACTTTGGGCACAGCCACCAGCTTTTCCCATGCTTGTAAATACTTCAAAGGGATCACCATTTTCGTCTGAGTTTATGGTAACATAAAGCTTTCCACATCCTGTCATCATTTCTATTGTTTTGCCGAAAAGGATTTTAGGACGTGGTCTTGGGGTAAACACAGCTTTGTATTCTCCAGTGGGTTTTTGATCTCTTGTAGATTCGGTTTTTGTGCCTAGATTTATGACTTGATCTTCCCTGCAGCCATCCCTGTATATAGTAATTCCTTTACAACCGAGTTTGTAAGCAAGTAAATATACGTTTCTAACATCATCAACAGTGGCATCATGGGAGAAATTTACTGTTTTACTTACTGCGTTATCGGTAAACTTTTGAAAAGCTGCCTGCATACGTACATGCCATATAGGGTTAATTTCGTGGGCTGTTACAAAGATACGTTTTATTTTTTCAGGAATTTCAGGTATATCTTTTAATATCCCTTTTTCTGCAATCTTTTCCATCAGTTCGTCACTGTAGAGTCCATAATCTTTTATAACTTTTCTGAAATATGGGTTGACCTCTACAAGTTTAGTATTATCCATGACATTTCTATAGAAAGCTATGGCAAAGTATGGTTCTACACCACTTGAAGCATTAGCTATTATTGAAATAGTTCCTGTGGGGGCTATTGTGGTTGTTGTGGCGTTTCTTAGATACTTAAAACCCATAGCAGGGTATATACTGTCTTCAAAGTTTGGGAAGTTTCCTCTTATCTTTGCTAATTTTGAGGAAGCTATTTTAGATTCATCATTGATAAATTTCATAAGTTTTTCAGCAAGCTCAATGGCTTCTTCACTATTATATGGAATATTAAGTAGCACTAACATATCGGCCCAGCCCATTATGCCAAGGCCTATTTTCCTATTTTTTTTAGTCATCTTTTCAATTTCAGGGATAGGATAGCGGTTCATGTCTATTACATTATCAAGAAAATGAACACTAGTGTGAATAACTTCTTTTAACTCTTCCCAGTCAATTTTTCCATCCTTTACAAATTTTGCTACGTTTATCGATCCTAAGTTACAAGATTCATAGGGTAATAAAGGTTGTTCACCGCAGGGATTGGTACTTTCTATTTCTCCTTCTTTAGGGGTTGGATTTGCTTTATTTATCCTATCAAGGAATATGATCCCCGGATCGCCACCTTCCCATGCTAATTGAACCATTTCATCGAAAACTTTCTTAGCATTGAGTTTGCCTACAACTTTTTTGTTTCGTGGGTTTATGAGCTCAAAATCTTTACCTTCTTCTACAGCTTTCATAAATTCTTCGGTGAGTCCAACGGAGAGGTTGAAGTTTGTTAATTTGGATTTATCCTTTTTAGCATAGATAAAATCCATAATATCTGGGTGATCTACACGTAGTATACCCATATTGGCACCACGCCTTGTGCCGCCTTGTTTAATAACTTCTGTGGCTGCATCAAAAACAGATATAAAGGATATAGGTCCACTGGAAACGCCTTTGGTGGTTTTTACCACATCATCTTTCGGTCTAAGTCTTGAAAAGGAAAATCCTGTTCCTCCTCCAGATTTATGTATGAGTGCAGTGTATTTTACAGCTTCAAATATTTTATCCAAAGAGTCCTCTACCGGTAAAACAAAACATGCAGAGAGCTGCTGTAATTCTTTACCGGCATTCATCAGGGTGGGGGAGTTTGGTAAAAATTTTAATTCGATCATCATATCGTAGAATTTTTTGGCTGTTTCTGCAATGTTTGCTTTTTCATCATAAAACTTGTCGGCTTGTGCGATATTTATAGCTACTCTTTGGAACATTTCTTTTGGGGTTTCTAATAAATTGCCATCAGCGTCCCTTTTTAGATACCTTTTTTTAAGAACTGTTATGGCATTGTTTGATAATCCAGGTTCTTTTGTCAAAATCTCTTTTATGTTTTCCATATAATAGATATCCTCCAAAATTTCTCTGATTCGGGGATGATAATTTAATAATTTGAAACTATCAAGTTAAAATTTCTAACCT
Coding sequences:
- a CDS encoding vitamin B12-dependent ribonucleotide reductase; this encodes MENIKEILTKEPGLSNNAITVLKKRYLKRDADGNLLETPKEMFQRVAINIAQADKFYDEKANIAETAKKFYDMMIELKFLPNSPTLMNAGKELQQLSACFVLPVEDSLDKIFEAVKYTALIHKSGGGTGFSFSRLRPKDDVVKTTKGVSSGPISFISVFDAATEVIKQGGTRRGANMGILRVDHPDIMDFIYAKKDKSKLTNFNLSVGLTEEFMKAVEEGKDFELINPRNKKVVGKLNAKKVFDEMVQLAWEGGDPGIIFLDRINKANPTPKEGEIESTNPCGEQPLLPYESCNLGSINVAKFVKDGKIDWEELKEVIHTSVHFLDNVIDMNRYPIPEIEKMTKKNRKIGLGIMGWADMLVLLNIPYNSEEAIELAEKLMKFINDESKIASSKLAKIRGNFPNFEDSIYPAMGFKYLRNATTTTIAPTGTISIIANASSGVEPYFAIAFYRNVMDNTKLVEVNPYFRKVIKDYGLYSDELMEKIAEKGILKDIPEIPEKIKRIFVTAHEINPIWHVRMQAAFQKFTDNAVSKTVNFSHDATVDDVRNVYLLAYKLGCKGITIYRDGCREDQVINLGTKTESTRDQKPTGEYKAVFTPRPRPKILFGKTIEMMTGCGKLYVTINSDENGDPFEVFTSMGKAGGCAQSQCEAIGRLISIVFRSGGSPDIIIKQLKGISCHMKFGFGPNQVLSCADAVAKAIEKAINSPVEIKLIKDGITVDKLLEAAEEKEEVVVKNGACPECGGPIQYLEGCDVCHSCGYSHCS